Proteins found in one Streptomyces sp. CB09001 genomic segment:
- the dusB gene encoding tRNA dihydrouridine synthase DusB, with protein sequence MSTLTTPAPDTTAAPLRIGPHTVEPPVVLAPMAGITNAPFRTLCRSFAGGESKDGASGGKGLFVSEMITTRALVERNEKTMQLIHFDATETPRSIQLYGVDPVTVGKAVRMIAEEDLADHIDLNFGCPVPKVTRKGGGSALPYKRNLLRAIVREAVTGAGALPVTMKMRKGLDDDHLTYLDAGRIAVEEGVSAIALHGRTTAQHYGGTADWDAIARLKEHVPEIPVLGNGDIWSAEDALRMVRETGCDGVVVGRGCLGRPWLFADLVAAFEGRTDSFVRPTLREVADVMVRHATLLGEWIGDEARGVIDFRKHVAWYLKGFAVGSEMRKRLAITSSLEALRAGLDELDLDQPWPAGADGPRGRTSGNNRVVLPDGWLKDPYDCAGVGADAELDTSGG encoded by the coding sequence ATGTCCACGCTCACCACGCCCGCCCCCGACACCACCGCCGCACCCCTGCGCATCGGCCCGCACACCGTCGAGCCGCCCGTGGTGCTGGCGCCGATGGCCGGGATCACCAACGCGCCGTTCCGCACCCTGTGCCGTTCCTTCGCCGGAGGCGAATCAAAGGATGGAGCCAGCGGGGGCAAGGGCCTGTTCGTGAGCGAGATGATCACCACCCGGGCGCTGGTCGAGCGCAACGAGAAGACCATGCAGCTGATCCACTTCGACGCGACCGAGACCCCGCGCTCGATCCAGCTGTACGGCGTCGACCCGGTGACCGTCGGCAAGGCCGTCCGCATGATCGCGGAGGAGGACCTGGCCGACCACATCGACCTGAACTTCGGCTGCCCGGTGCCGAAGGTGACCCGCAAGGGCGGCGGCTCGGCGCTGCCGTACAAGCGGAACCTGCTGCGGGCCATCGTCCGCGAGGCCGTCACCGGCGCCGGTGCCCTGCCCGTCACGATGAAGATGCGCAAGGGCCTCGACGACGACCACCTCACCTACCTCGACGCCGGCCGGATCGCCGTCGAGGAGGGCGTCAGCGCCATCGCCCTGCACGGCCGCACCACCGCCCAGCACTACGGCGGCACCGCCGACTGGGACGCCATCGCCCGCCTCAAGGAGCACGTCCCGGAGATCCCGGTCCTCGGCAACGGCGACATCTGGTCCGCCGAGGACGCGCTCAGGATGGTGCGGGAGACCGGCTGCGACGGCGTCGTCGTCGGACGCGGCTGCCTCGGACGGCCGTGGCTCTTCGCCGACCTGGTCGCCGCCTTCGAGGGCCGCACCGACTCGTTCGTACGGCCGACCCTGCGCGAGGTCGCCGACGTGATGGTCCGGCACGCCACCCTGCTCGGGGAGTGGATCGGCGACGAGGCGCGCGGCGTCATCGACTTCCGCAAGCACGTCGCCTGGTACCTCAAGGGCTTCGCCGTCGGCTCCGAGATGCGCAAGCGGCTCGCGATCACCTCCTCCCTGGAGGCGCTGCGCGCCGGGCTCGACGAACTCGACCTCGACCAGCCCTGGCCCGCCGGCGCCGACGGCCCCCGCGGCCGCACCTCCGGCAACAACCGGGTGGTCCTGCCGGACGGCTGGCTCAAGGACCCGTACGACTGCGCGGGCGTCGGCGCGGACGCGGAGCTGGACACCTCCGGCGGCTGA
- a CDS encoding excalibur calcium-binding domain-containing protein, with the protein MKLLRKPAAVTVAALALAALPAAAAQAHDGTHPFKNCSEAYENGHSNIPKGDEHYGKHLDRDQDGVGCDKPPAGFVPADDKDTGAEDTDDAGAGSGTDSGSEEGGGAEAAGQQGTDLAETGGDDSTPYLAAGGAVVVLAGGGLLLAARRCRSDGAA; encoded by the coding sequence ATGAAGCTGCTCCGCAAGCCCGCCGCCGTCACCGTCGCCGCCCTGGCCCTGGCCGCCCTGCCGGCCGCGGCCGCCCAGGCGCACGACGGCACCCACCCGTTCAAGAACTGCTCCGAGGCGTACGAGAACGGCCACTCCAACATCCCGAAGGGCGACGAGCACTACGGCAAGCACCTGGACCGCGACCAGGACGGCGTCGGCTGCGACAAGCCGCCGGCCGGCTTCGTGCCCGCCGACGACAAGGACACCGGCGCCGAGGACACGGACGACGCGGGCGCCGGGAGCGGGACGGACTCCGGGAGCGAGGAGGGCGGCGGCGCCGAGGCCGCCGGGCAGCAGGGCACGGACCTGGCCGAGACCGGCGGCGACGACAGCACCCCGTACCTGGCGGCGGGCGGCGCGGTCGTCGTGCTCGCGGGCGGCGGACTGCTGCTGGCCGCGCGCCGCTGCCGGAGCGACGGCGCGGCCTGA
- a CDS encoding CDP-alcohol phosphatidyltransferase: protein MPVITPFRRPPQTADDDPDTPGTPGPAPLKALGALGARLTHWRAWRTRHPRAAVVVRRVTTSLSAILVCGALLLPNTPVALEPNRFARIPVEAVVAAVLLLCLPRVPRLVAAALFGTVLGALTVLNLLDMGFTEYLGRNFNLVLDWGLLDDAQSFVADSMGGATAAWAAVGAVVLAVSLLVVMALAAVRLGELLAAHRERAARGALMTATVWMTCASLGLQTFGVPVATTSASRALEAQAHRVVDTLRDEAAFAKEAKADRFGATPAAELVPDLRGKDMVFTFIESYGRSAIEDPVMAPGVDRTLDTSTDALAKAGFHARSGWLTSATYGGSSWLGHSTFLSGLWVDNQQRYRTVTAGDHLTLTKAFRKTGDWDTVGIMPGVQKAWPEADWHGLDKVYDAFDMGYRGPKFSWSTMPDQYALEAFQRLEHGRKRDRPLLAEVILTSSHQPWAPIPRMVGWDEVGDGSMYDGIEAAGVKAPDIITDSARSKEEYGKSIQYSVTSLTQWLERYGTDDTVLVFLGDHQPLARVSGNHASRDVPVSIVARDPKVLDALDGWNWTEGLKPAHDAPVWKMSSFRDRFLTAYGSTPHPTGAGG, encoded by the coding sequence GTGCCCGTCATCACGCCTTTCCGCCGGCCGCCGCAGACAGCCGACGACGACCCCGACACCCCTGGCACACCCGGACCCGCCCCGCTGAAGGCCCTCGGGGCCCTCGGGGCCCGCCTCACCCACTGGCGCGCATGGCGCACCCGGCATCCGCGCGCCGCCGTCGTCGTCCGCCGGGTCACGACGTCCCTTTCGGCCATTCTGGTGTGCGGGGCGCTGCTGCTGCCGAACACGCCGGTGGCCCTGGAGCCCAACCGCTTCGCACGGATCCCGGTGGAGGCGGTCGTCGCGGCGGTGCTGCTGCTCTGCCTGCCCCGGGTGCCACGGCTGGTGGCGGCCGCGCTGTTCGGGACCGTCCTGGGCGCGCTGACCGTGCTGAACCTGCTCGACATGGGCTTCACCGAGTACCTGGGCCGGAACTTCAACCTCGTCCTGGACTGGGGCCTGCTCGACGACGCCCAGTCGTTCGTGGCGGACTCGATGGGCGGGGCGACGGCGGCCTGGGCCGCGGTGGGCGCCGTCGTGCTGGCCGTCTCGCTGCTGGTGGTGATGGCGCTGGCGGCGGTCCGGCTCGGCGAACTGCTCGCCGCGCACCGGGAGCGGGCGGCCCGGGGCGCGCTGATGACGGCCACCGTGTGGATGACCTGCGCCTCGCTGGGCCTGCAGACCTTCGGCGTGCCGGTGGCCACCACGAGTGCCTCCCGGGCGTTGGAGGCACAGGCGCACCGGGTCGTGGACACGCTGCGGGACGAGGCGGCCTTCGCGAAGGAGGCGAAGGCGGACCGCTTCGGCGCCACCCCCGCCGCCGAGCTGGTGCCGGACCTGCGCGGCAAGGACATGGTCTTCACGTTCATCGAGAGCTACGGCCGCAGCGCGATCGAGGACCCGGTGATGGCACCGGGTGTCGACCGGACCCTGGACACGAGCACCGACGCGCTGGCGAAGGCGGGCTTCCACGCCCGCAGCGGCTGGCTGACCTCGGCGACGTACGGCGGCAGCAGCTGGCTCGGCCACTCCACCTTCCTGTCCGGCCTGTGGGTGGACAACCAGCAGCGCTACCGCACCGTCACCGCCGGCGACCACCTCACCCTCACCAAGGCCTTCCGGAAGACCGGCGACTGGGACACGGTCGGGATCATGCCGGGGGTGCAGAAGGCCTGGCCGGAGGCGGACTGGCACGGGCTCGACAAGGTCTACGACGCGTTCGACATGGGCTACCGGGGGCCGAAGTTCAGCTGGTCGACGATGCCCGACCAGTACGCGCTGGAGGCGTTCCAGCGCCTGGAGCACGGCAGGAAGCGCGACCGGCCGCTGCTGGCGGAGGTCATCCTCACCTCCAGCCACCAGCCCTGGGCGCCGATCCCGAGGATGGTCGGCTGGGACGAGGTCGGTGACGGGTCGATGTACGACGGCATCGAGGCGGCGGGCGTGAAGGCGCCCGACATCATCACCGACTCCGCCCGCTCGAAGGAGGAGTACGGCAAGTCGATCCAGTACTCGGTCACCAGTCTCACCCAGTGGCTGGAGCGCTACGGCACCGACGACACCGTCCTCGTCTTCCTCGGCGACCACCAGCCCCTCGCCCGCGTCAGCGGGAACCACGCGAGCCGGGACGTCCCGGTGTCGATCGTGGCCAGGGACCCGAAGGTGCTCGACGCGCTCGACGGCTGGAACTGGACGGAGGGGCTGAAACCGGCCCACGACGCCCCGGTGTGGAAGATGAGTTCCTTCCGCGACCGCTTCCTGACGGCGTACGGCTCGACCCCGCACCCCACCGGCGCAGGGGGCTGA
- a CDS encoding acyltransferase yields the protein MTQTDHREPAGTAHRDGTGDRAGGKVPSPRTVAAEKVPEAGPPVPRNRLAALDGLRFLAALSVVFFHFVGQVPSTMRTMWGRPVDSVFPEAQSYFAYGRLGVELFFLISGFVICMSAWGRTPRDFFISRVTRLYPMYWVAVAITACVIYFAGDPFGQPHPRVIFANLTMLQTPLGVENLDSVYWTLWPELCFYLTFAVVVWKGLTYQRVVIYCGLWTVAAVLAPGADIHLLTLLVNPPSAPYFIAGMAFYLMYRYRPTPLLWGIVAMSWLLALHYLLTPGGGRLDWDVWQPGRGWLVLIITVFFLLVAAVALGWTSRIRWRGLTVAGTLTFPLYLLHDAIGVNVMHHFGDRAHPWVVVCVTVAALVALSYVVQRFVERPVARAARRWLSSAAFSLRAPEPRR from the coding sequence ATGACCCAGACGGATCACAGGGAACCGGCCGGTACGGCCCACCGGGACGGGACGGGGGACAGAGCCGGGGGCAAGGTGCCCAGCCCCCGGACCGTCGCGGCGGAGAAGGTCCCCGAGGCCGGACCCCCCGTGCCCCGGAACCGGCTCGCCGCCCTGGACGGACTGCGGTTCCTTGCGGCCCTGTCCGTGGTCTTCTTCCACTTCGTCGGTCAGGTGCCCTCCACGATGCGGACCATGTGGGGCCGCCCCGTCGACAGCGTCTTCCCCGAGGCCCAGAGCTACTTCGCCTACGGCCGGCTCGGCGTCGAACTCTTCTTCCTGATCAGCGGGTTCGTCATCTGCATGAGCGCGTGGGGCCGCACCCCGCGCGACTTCTTCATCTCCCGCGTCACCCGGCTGTACCCCATGTACTGGGTGGCCGTCGCGATCACGGCCTGCGTGATCTACTTCGCCGGTGACCCGTTCGGGCAGCCGCACCCGCGGGTGATCTTCGCCAACCTGACGATGCTCCAGACGCCGCTGGGCGTGGAGAACCTGGACTCCGTCTACTGGACGCTCTGGCCCGAGCTGTGCTTCTACCTCACCTTCGCGGTCGTGGTGTGGAAGGGCCTGACGTACCAGAGGGTCGTGATCTACTGCGGGCTGTGGACGGTCGCCGCCGTGCTGGCCCCCGGCGCCGACATCCACCTGCTCACGCTGCTGGTGAACCCGCCGTCCGCGCCCTACTTCATCGCGGGCATGGCCTTCTACCTCATGTACCGCTACCGTCCCACCCCGCTGCTGTGGGGCATCGTCGCCATGTCGTGGCTGCTGGCGCTGCACTACCTGCTGACGCCCGGCGGAGGCCGTCTGGACTGGGACGTGTGGCAGCCCGGGCGCGGCTGGCTGGTCCTGATCATCACGGTGTTCTTCCTGCTGGTCGCCGCCGTGGCACTCGGCTGGACCAGCCGCATCCGCTGGCGCGGACTGACCGTCGCGGGCACGCTGACCTTCCCGCTGTACCTGCTGCACGACGCCATCGGCGTCAACGTCATGCACCACTTCGGCGACCGGGCCCACCCGTGGGTCGTGGTCTGCGTCACCGTCGCCGCCCTGGTCGCCCTCTCCTACGTCGTGCAGCGGTTCGTCGAGCGCCCGGTGGCCCGGGCCGCACGGCGCTGGCTGAGCAGCGCCGCGTTCAGCCTCAGGGCGCCGGAACCCCGCCGCTGA
- a CDS encoding oxidoreductase: MTGWSTGDIPDLDGRVAVVTGANGGLGYVIARELARKGASVVLACRSGERGNAAVERLLGEVPSAVVEPARLDLGDLASVREFAYGLPYERVDLLVNNAGVMALPHGTTADGFETQFGVNHLGHFALTGLLLPSLLAAPGARIVTVSSFLHALARVDPRDLNSVRRYGRWTAYARSKSANLLFTHELARRLAAREGASDVRAVAAHPGYAETGLSAAGPRAEGRRVAERLARLGNRVVAQSPETGALPVLYAATAPGVPSDSFTGPSFAMWRGAPAPSWRASWTTDDAMGERLWAASERLTGVIYEALLP; this comes from the coding sequence ATGACCGGCTGGAGCACGGGCGACATCCCCGACCTGGACGGGCGCGTCGCCGTCGTCACCGGGGCCAACGGCGGCCTCGGCTACGTGATCGCCCGGGAGCTGGCGCGCAAGGGGGCCTCCGTCGTGCTCGCCTGCCGCAGCGGGGAGCGCGGCAACGCGGCCGTGGAGCGCCTGCTCGGCGAGGTGCCCTCCGCCGTCGTGGAACCGGCGCGGCTGGACCTCGGGGACCTGGCCTCGGTCCGGGAGTTCGCCTACGGACTGCCGTACGAGCGGGTCGATCTCCTCGTCAACAACGCCGGGGTGATGGCGCTGCCGCACGGCACGACGGCGGACGGCTTCGAGACCCAGTTCGGCGTCAACCACCTGGGGCACTTCGCGCTCACCGGGCTGCTGCTGCCCTCCCTGCTGGCCGCGCCCGGCGCCCGGATCGTGACGGTCTCCAGCTTCCTGCACGCGCTGGCCAGGGTCGACCCGCGCGACCTCAACAGCGTGCGGCGGTACGGGCGCTGGACCGCGTACGCCCGCTCGAAGTCCGCCAACCTGCTCTTCACCCACGAGCTGGCGCGCCGGCTCGCGGCACGGGAGGGCGCCTCGGACGTCCGCGCGGTCGCCGCCCACCCCGGATACGCCGAGACCGGCCTGTCGGCCGCCGGGCCCCGGGCCGAGGGGCGCCGGGTCGCCGAGCGGCTGGCGCGGCTCGGGAACCGGGTCGTCGCCCAGTCCCCGGAGACGGGCGCGCTGCCCGTCCTGTACGCGGCGACCGCGCCCGGTGTGCCCTCCGACTCCTTCACCGGCCCGTCCTTCGCGATGTGGCGCGGGGCGCCCGCACCGTCCTGGCGGGCGTCCTGGACCACCGACGACGCGATGGGGGAGCGGCTGTGGGCGGCCTCCGAGCGGCTGACGGGCGTCATCTACGAGGCGCTGCTGCCCTGA
- the ppdK gene encoding pyruvate, phosphate dikinase: protein MSENKDPQVANAAKFVYDFTEGNKDLKDLLGGKGANLAEMTNLGLPVPPGFTITTEACKTYLDSGEEPAALRDEVSAHLDALEAKMGKKLGQADDPLLVSVRSGAKFSMPGMMDTVLNIGLSDKSVQGLAKQAGDDRFAWDSYRRLIQMFGKTVLGVDGDLFEEALEAAKTAKKVAVDTELEAADLKKLVTKFKKIVKTEAGRDFPQDPREQMDLAIKAVFESWNGERAKLYRRQERIPHDLGTAVNVCSMVFGNLGPDSGTGVAFTRDPASGHQGVYGDYLQNAQGEDVVAGIRNTVALAELEQIDKKSYDQLMQIMETLENHYLDLCDIEFTIERGQLWMLQTRVGKRTAGAAFRIATQLVDQGLIDEAEALQRVNGAQLAQLMFPRFDDEAKVEKVGRGIAASPGAAVGKAVFDSYTAVKWSRSGEKVILVRRETNPDDLDGMIAAEGILTSRGGKTSHAAVVARGMGKTCVCGAEELEVDTKRRRMTVPGGHVVEEGDVISIDGSSGKVYLGEVPVVPSPVVEYFEGRMHAGAEDADELVEAVHRIMAFADRKRRLRVRANADNAEDALRARRFGAQGIGLCRTEHMFLGDRRELVERLILADTEAVREESLKELLPLQKQDFVQLFESMDGLPVTVRLLDPPLHEFLPDITELSVRVALAESRQEPHENELRLLQAVHRLHEQNPMLGLRGVRLGLVIPGLFTMQVRAIAEAAAERKAAKGDPRAEIMIPLVGTVQELEIVREEADQVIAEVEAATGAKLKLSIGTMIELPRAALTAGQIAEAAEFFSFGTNDLTQTVWGFSRDDVEASFFTAYLEKGIFGVSPFETIDKDGVGSLVAAAAKAGRATRPDLKLGVCGEHGGDPESVHFFHEVGLDYVSCSPFRIPVARLEAGRAASRSKGSDHR from the coding sequence GTGTCGGAAAACAAAGATCCCCAGGTAGCGAACGCAGCGAAGTTCGTTTACGACTTCACCGAGGGCAACAAGGACCTCAAGGACCTCCTCGGCGGCAAGGGCGCCAACCTCGCCGAGATGACCAACCTGGGTCTCCCGGTCCCTCCCGGCTTCACGATCACCACCGAGGCCTGCAAGACCTACCTCGACAGCGGCGAGGAGCCCGCGGCACTGCGTGACGAGGTGAGTGCGCACCTCGACGCCCTCGAAGCGAAGATGGGCAAGAAGCTCGGCCAGGCCGACGACCCCCTCCTCGTGTCGGTCCGCTCCGGGGCCAAGTTCTCCATGCCCGGCATGATGGACACCGTCCTCAACATCGGCCTGTCCGACAAGTCCGTGCAGGGCCTGGCCAAGCAGGCCGGCGACGACCGCTTCGCGTGGGACTCCTACCGCCGCCTGATCCAGATGTTCGGCAAGACCGTCCTCGGCGTCGACGGCGACCTCTTCGAGGAGGCGCTGGAGGCGGCGAAGACGGCCAAGAAGGTCGCGGTCGACACCGAGCTGGAGGCCGCCGACCTCAAGAAGCTCGTCACCAAGTTCAAGAAGATCGTCAAGACCGAGGCCGGCCGGGACTTCCCGCAGGACCCGCGCGAGCAGATGGACCTCGCCATCAAGGCGGTCTTCGAGTCCTGGAACGGCGAGCGCGCCAAGCTCTACCGCCGCCAGGAGCGCATCCCGCACGACCTCGGCACCGCTGTCAACGTCTGCTCCATGGTCTTCGGCAACCTCGGCCCCGACTCCGGCACGGGTGTGGCGTTCACGCGGGACCCCGCGAGCGGCCACCAGGGCGTCTACGGCGACTACCTCCAGAACGCCCAGGGCGAGGACGTCGTCGCGGGCATCCGCAACACCGTCGCGCTCGCGGAGCTGGAGCAGATCGACAAGAAGTCGTACGACCAGCTGATGCAGATCATGGAGACGCTGGAGAACCACTACCTGGACCTCTGCGACATCGAGTTCACCATCGAGCGCGGCCAGCTGTGGATGCTCCAGACCCGGGTCGGCAAGCGCACGGCGGGCGCCGCCTTCCGCATCGCCACCCAGCTCGTCGACCAGGGCCTGATCGACGAGGCCGAGGCCCTCCAGCGGGTCAACGGAGCCCAGCTCGCCCAGCTGATGTTCCCCCGCTTCGACGACGAGGCGAAGGTCGAGAAGGTCGGCCGGGGCATCGCCGCCTCGCCCGGCGCGGCGGTCGGCAAGGCCGTCTTCGACTCGTACACCGCCGTCAAGTGGTCCCGGTCCGGCGAGAAGGTCATCCTGGTCCGCCGCGAGACCAACCCCGACGACCTGGACGGCATGATCGCCGCCGAGGGCATCCTGACCTCGCGCGGCGGCAAGACCTCCCACGCGGCCGTCGTCGCGCGCGGCATGGGCAAGACCTGTGTCTGCGGCGCCGAGGAGCTGGAGGTCGACACCAAGCGCCGCCGGATGACCGTGCCCGGCGGGCACGTCGTCGAGGAGGGCGACGTGATCTCCATCGACGGCTCCTCCGGCAAGGTCTACCTCGGCGAGGTGCCGGTCGTGCCCTCGCCGGTCGTCGAGTACTTCGAGGGCCGGATGCACGCGGGCGCCGAGGACGCCGACGAACTGGTCGAGGCCGTGCACCGGATCATGGCCTTCGCCGACCGCAAGCGCCGGCTGCGGGTGCGCGCCAACGCCGACAACGCCGAGGACGCGCTGCGCGCCCGCCGGTTCGGCGCCCAGGGCATCGGCCTGTGCCGCACCGAGCACATGTTCCTCGGCGACCGGCGCGAGCTGGTGGAGCGGCTGATCCTCGCCGACACCGAGGCGGTGCGCGAGGAGTCCCTCAAGGAGCTGCTGCCGCTCCAGAAGCAGGACTTCGTCCAGCTCTTCGAGTCGATGGACGGCCTCCCGGTCACCGTCCGCCTCCTGGACCCGCCGCTGCACGAGTTCCTGCCCGACATCACCGAACTGTCGGTGCGCGTCGCGCTCGCCGAGTCCCGGCAGGAGCCGCACGAGAACGAGCTGCGCCTGCTCCAGGCCGTGCACCGCCTCCACGAGCAGAACCCGATGCTGGGCCTGCGCGGGGTGCGGCTCGGCCTGGTCATCCCCGGCCTGTTCACCATGCAGGTCCGCGCCATCGCCGAGGCCGCGGCCGAGCGCAAGGCGGCCAAGGGCGACCCGCGGGCCGAGATCATGATCCCGCTGGTCGGCACCGTCCAGGAGCTGGAGATCGTCCGCGAGGAGGCCGACCAGGTCATCGCCGAGGTCGAGGCCGCCACCGGCGCGAAGCTCAAGCTGTCGATCGGCACCATGATCGAGCTGCCGCGCGCCGCGCTGACCGCCGGGCAGATCGCCGAGGCCGCGGAGTTCTTCTCCTTCGGCACCAACGACCTGACCCAGACCGTGTGGGGCTTCAGCCGCGACGACGTCGAGGCCAGCTTCTTCACGGCCTACCTGGAGAAGGGCATCTTCGGCGTCTCCCCGTTCGAGACCATCGACAAGGACGGCGTCGGCTCCCTGGTCGCCGCCGCCGCGAAGGCCGGCCGCGCCACGCGTCCCGACCTGAAGCTCGGCGTCTGCGGCGAGCACGGCGGCGACCCGGAGTCGGTCCACTTCTTCCACGAGGTGGGCCTGGACTACGTCTCCTGCTCCCCGTTCCGGATCCCGGTGGCCCGCCTGGAGGCCGGCCGGGCGGCGTCCCGGTCCAAGGGCAGCGACCACCGCTAG
- a CDS encoding MFS transporter, translated as MPELTHRRRMLVLAICCMSLLIVSIDNTILNVALPSMQRDLHASTSGLQWAIDAYTLVLAALLMLSGSTADRIGRKRVFMTGLVIFTLGSLLCSLAPDLSSLIVFRMMQAVGGSMLNPVAMSIITNTFTDPRERARAIGVWGAVVGISMAAGPLVGGVLVESVGWRSIFWVNLPVGLAALLLTLRFVPESRAPKARRPDPLGQLMVIVLFASLTYAIIEAPNAGLRTVLPFAVLALAALLGLLLHEPRRADPLIELRFFRSAPFSGATVIAISAFAALGGFLFLSTLYLQNVRGLSALEAGLWMLPMAVPTFLCAPLSGRLVGSRGPRLPLLIAGGALTVSGTLFAAFEAETSDVTLFAGYVLFGIGFGFVNAPITNTAVSGMPRAQAGVAAAVASTSRQLGQTLGVAVVGAVLAAGVGASSYRDTFVSAARPGWWILAACGLAVLVLGAVTSGRWARRTAERTAERLESPEVREAARVGA; from the coding sequence ATGCCCGAGCTCACCCATCGCCGCCGCATGCTCGTGCTCGCCATCTGCTGCATGAGCCTGCTGATCGTGAGTATCGACAACACGATCCTCAACGTCGCCCTCCCCTCCATGCAGCGCGACCTGCACGCGAGCACCTCCGGTCTCCAGTGGGCCATCGACGCGTACACGCTGGTGCTGGCCGCGCTGCTGATGCTGTCCGGCTCCACCGCCGACCGGATCGGCCGCAAGCGGGTCTTCATGACCGGCCTGGTGATCTTCACCCTCGGCTCGCTGCTGTGCTCGCTGGCCCCCGACCTGTCCTCGCTGATCGTCTTCCGGATGATGCAGGCGGTGGGCGGTTCGATGCTCAACCCGGTGGCGATGTCGATCATCACCAACACCTTCACCGACCCCCGCGAGCGCGCCCGCGCGATCGGCGTCTGGGGTGCGGTGGTCGGCATCTCCATGGCCGCCGGTCCCCTGGTGGGCGGGGTGCTGGTGGAGTCGGTCGGCTGGCGTTCGATCTTCTGGGTCAATCTGCCGGTGGGCCTGGCCGCCCTCCTGCTCACCCTCCGCTTCGTCCCCGAGTCCCGCGCGCCCAAGGCCCGGCGCCCCGACCCGCTGGGCCAGCTGATGGTGATCGTGCTGTTCGCCTCCCTGACGTACGCGATCATCGAGGCGCCGAACGCCGGGTTGCGCACCGTGCTGCCCTTCGCGGTGCTGGCGCTCGCCGCGCTGCTCGGCCTGCTCCTGCACGAGCCCCGTCGCGCCGACCCCCTGATCGAGCTGCGCTTCTTCCGGTCGGCGCCGTTCAGCGGGGCCACCGTCATAGCGATCAGCGCGTTCGCCGCGCTGGGCGGCTTCCTGTTCCTGTCCACGCTGTATCTCCAGAACGTGCGCGGACTGAGCGCGCTGGAGGCCGGTCTGTGGATGCTGCCGATGGCCGTCCCGACCTTCCTGTGCGCCCCGCTCTCCGGCCGGCTGGTCGGCAGCCGGGGACCGCGCCTGCCCCTGCTGATCGCGGGCGGCGCGCTGACCGTGAGCGGGACGCTGTTCGCCGCCTTCGAGGCCGAGACCTCCGACGTCACGCTCTTCGCCGGCTACGTCCTGTTCGGCATCGGCTTCGGCTTCGTCAACGCGCCCATCACCAACACCGCGGTCTCCGGCATGCCCCGGGCCCAGGCCGGGGTCGCCGCTGCCGTCGCCTCCACCAGCCGCCAGCTGGGCCAGACCCTCGGCGTGGCGGTGGTCGGCGCGGTGCTGGCGGCGGGCGTGGGCGCGTCCTCGTACCGCGACACCTTCGTCTCCGCCGCCCGCCCCGGCTGGTGGATCCTGGCCGCCTGCGGCCTCGCGGTCCTCGTCCTCGGCGCCGTCACGAGCGGCCGCTGGGCCCGCCGGACGGCGGAGCGGACGGCCGAGCGCCTGGAGTCGCCGGAGGTGCGGGAGGCGGCGCGGGTGGGGGCGTGA